Within Felis catus isolate Fca126 chromosome A1, F.catus_Fca126_mat1.0, whole genome shotgun sequence, the genomic segment TCTCATCAAGCCTGCCATTGCCTGGATGCTAAAAGCGTTTTTGGCTGAAGAGGTGACCTTGCAGCCTCATTCTCTTAAGGGTGTTCCTTTGGGACTTCCAATATTCCCACAATCTCCTTTGTGAATCTACTGCTTGGTAATACAGGGTTGGAAGGAATGTGTTAAGGAAAGGTGATGCTCCATTCTGCCTCTTTCCAGATCGTCACAAAATCCAATTTAATTTAGCAAAACTACAATGAAGATGTTGTGCAGAAACCCagaactcaaaagaaagagaTCTGTCCTGATTGGGAGTAAAGCCGACGCCCATGGCCTCTCTGGTCTCGTACCTTCAATCTGGCCTCCACAGAGGCCTTTTTCCGGGCCTCTCTTCTGCGATACTGCTCGACTTTATCCAGCTGGTCCGGGCGCTGAAGCATCCCAGCAACCCTCTGGACCGCTGTCGCAACAGCCTCCCGGTCTGTTTCCTTCATGATTACAAAGCAGGTGGGATGTCGGCACCTGTCATGCTAGAGGTGTCctgtgagggtggggggagagcgcgggaggaggtcagggaaggaagaaatatcaGGTACAGAACTCATTCCCCTAACAGTCAGCTGTTCACAATGGAGCTGGAAAGACAGCATTTGAGATCATTAACCCATTAAACCCGAAAGCTAAACCGGGATTACGAGCTCCTTAATACGAAATGCAAACCTTCAAAACTCTGATATGAAGACAGTTCTACCCCTAAGTGGAGCAGAGGCACTCACAGGTATGAACTCTGATCTCTGAACAGAGAACGTGTCCGTGGGGACTTCAGACCCCTCATCCTATCAGATGTCGGTCTCCAAGGGACTTCTCCTCCCTAGACAAGGCCAATTTCTGGAGCCTTCACAGAACCCTTTGGCCACATCGGTGGGGCGGCTGTGCCCAGAGGCCTCGGTGAGGACGCGGAGGCACAGGGACAGCACACACCTCAACATgcctcgcccctcccctgctcaagtccCGGCCCACGCCCTAGGGTTCCCCTCAAAACTCACTGCCGTCTGTAATACCCAGCATTCTGCTGCCTGCACTGAACAGCCCAATAACCAAAGATGGGGGGGCAGAAGGCACCTGTGCTCAGGTACAACGTGCACAGCACGGACGCTTGCCTGCCGGGCAAACCTACCTTCCAACCCAGCTCCAGAGCTCTATTCCTGGCACCAACAGGGGTATCTGGTGAGGCCTGCCAAGTGAGAGGGTTTCATACACACGGGATCCCCTGACCTCAGCTATTAAACTCCTACTTCTGCGCATGTTTTCTGTATACAGCTTCTTAAAGCGGAAGGGCCATCCTCTCCCTTAATACTTTACTCCTCATTCCCACAGCTTTCAGAAAAACCCAGAACTGCACCGACTATCTCCGCCATGGGCTCTGTATCAGGTAATCACTGGGTGCAGGATGCGCCTTTCTGCTCCTCTTTCGAAAGGCACTACGCTGCAACCAGTCCTTCCCACCAATGCCCACCAATGCCGAGAATCTAACGGGACAGAAAAATGCGCAGATGCCAAAGGCAACCAGCCTTAAATTCCACCATCCGAAGGCAGGCGTTTCCTCCTCGGCCGACACTCACTGCAGAGGTAACCCGCGCTTCCACCGGCCGCACACCTGCACGGTTTTCCGCATGGGGCGGGACGGTAACCGCAGAAGCGGGCCTCCAGCCGGTCGCAGGTGCGCACAGCAGGCCTCGGACGGCCCCCTGCGGCTGTCTCGGTGCCCCCCGAAAGCTCCCCAGCGAGCGGCGCTCTCGGAGTCGACAGGCCCCTACCCACCGGGGTGAGGGGCGACATCGCGGCCTCAACCAAGCCTTCCCGGCCACAGAGCGACCGGGCCGCGCCAGTCGAGAGCCCGGCTGTGCTGCCCGTTTCCCCGCCCGACCCCTCCCATTCCCCCCTCCGTCCCCTCCGTCCTCGCACCGCGCCGACCACCGCCCAGGAGCTCGCGCTCCTCCGCCGCCGTCTACCACTCACCGCCTCCACCGCCGCCGCCCGGCTCTGGGCCCGGAAGTAAGCCGCCCACAGACACTTCCGCTTCCGGTCGCGCGCCGGAAAGGCGGGGCCTGAGCTGTCAGACCTGAGGGGTGGCTGTCTCCTCCCACCGGGCGAGGTAGCCTTCAGGACCGGGTCCCGGCCCGGGTCGCTCCCACGGGGGTGGAGTGAGGAGGGTCCCTTCCTCACTCAGCCCCTCTTATTCCAGCCCTTCCTGTCCTCTCCCCTCCGCGGCCCCAGGCCCGCTGTTCTGTGCACCTGCCAGTGCCTCTCCTTGGGCACCGTTCTCAGTACTCATCTTCACTATGGTCTCTTTCCCCTTGTGTCCTTTCTGTAACCCTCTGTGACCTCCTTCAGTGAGGGAGCCACTGTGCCCCTCCATCGCTCCGCCTCATCTTGAGTATTTTCCGCCCTGGTTTCCATTACTGGGgctctgtgtatttatttgtcCACATCTGTCTTTCCTGTTACAATGTGGCAGGGGTTTTGTGGCCTTCGCGtgccccagctcctccccagaCCCGTGACTGGCATAGGGCAGACATTCAGTAAATTAATGAACAAGGTGGGTAACGGTTGGTAATCAGTCACATCTGACTGTCTAGATCAACACCCAGCTTGTTACTTCGCAGCTTCTTGGCTGTTGTTACACCTTGGAATCAAAAATGAGCCCAGCCCCTCAGGATCAGCACATCTCAAGATCACCCCTTGTAATGAGTACAGACAAAACAGAAGCCCACCTGGGAACAACCCGCAGTAGGACTGGTTGTCACAAAATGCTAAGAGGGTGGAGGccaagctggggggtggggggtgggtcttGGGGATGAGGAGTGTCACTGGGCAGAGGtgcaggggtgggaggtaggggggGCTGCACTagctggaaagaagaggaggaagcaggtcCCTGAGTTACTGTGTGAGGAGAGGCCCACTGGCCAGAACTAACTTCCAGAATGAGCGAGAACATGTGTTAAGCCACTCAGATTTCAGGGTTTGCCTGTTGTGGTAAGAAGCGCTATTTGCCTTATACTGACGGAAAACAAATCCTTTCGCTACATTACAGTTACTAGACCGTACAGATGGGCACCTCCTGAAATCCTGCCAAGATCAGTCAAACAGGAAGGAGACCGGAACATGGCAGGCATGGGAGCCagcagggaggagagtgggggcaGCAATGCAGGGATGGGGCGCACAAGCGTGTGCACACACCTGGACacaaggagggtgggggagggggatgcagGTGTGTGAGCCCCCCCCCCATTGCTGTGGTCGTACAAACCGCAACTTGCCATCAGCTGAACGTCTGAGGAGGGGCAGGCAGTACTGTGGCACGATACTAACTCCGAGAGTTGACCCCTTTGTGGTTTCATCTGTACCTagtaatttatgaaaatatattactaaGTTGAACAATGGATGGACACAAAAAGTTGAAATTATGTTTGAAATTGTGAATGCAAAGGTACTTTGaaactaatgaataaaaaatttgcCAAATTTATCAAAGCTTTTAGGACTTATTTCAAATTCGGCAACATTTAACATACCACCTGGAGCTTTGTGCTGTGGACATCTGTGTTTGGAGATAGGGCTCCCTGATAACTTCCTCAGCCAAGATGGGTGGAAATGAGATGGTTGTTAAAGGGCTTTAAGCTTTTTCCTCCTTAAAactaaaaaaccaaaatcttgattaaaatttttttgacttCTCTTTTTGGCAGACCGAACAGCCTCCTGTAAAATGTCGGATGAAAATAGCGAGCCCCTTTGAAATGCACAGGTGAGCCCAAGCAAGCTCAGGAAAGCATGATGGGCGACTGCCCTAGGGCAGGgacaggtgggggtgggagggacctgATGCCCAGGGTGGGCTTTCACATCCACGTGGGACAGGTGGGGTCTGGACAAAGGGTGCAACCTCTGTGTAAGAGTGGATGgggcaaacaaacaacaaagccCCAGAACAGTTTCTCCCAGGTACTGGGAACCCTGAGTCAGGGAAGCTCCCCACCCAGGAGCTCATAGCTGCGGGCCTGCATTTCACTTGGGAGTGACCCCTCCTCATCCTGGAAGCTCTCACTGAAACCTTTTGGCAGAAGCAGCCCCAAGGATGCTTGTAGGAAAGACCCCGGCCTTGGCAGGAGTGCAGAGTGGGGTGCAGCGGCTGGTCCTTGTCTGTTCTGGGAGAACAGGGACCTTGATTTGCTCTAACTTACACCTCGTTAAGAGCACATGTCAACGATAGCCACCGAAGCAGAGTTGTAACTTCCAGACAAATCGGGGGAAGGAACACAGGAAACACAGGCAATCCCCTAGGGACATAGGAAAGGCCAGAAATACCAGAGGGCCTGTGTAACTAGACAAGAAGTAGAAACACATGCAAATATACCAATTATCAGAGCGCAAGTAAATGGACTGTAAAACAGCCAAACATGGAAGGAACGGGATGGTCAGTGTGCAGGGGTTTGACGTGTAGTCAGGGCCATAGAAAGTTGATGGGGCAAGATAATATCAGACTAAGTAGGCTTTATGTCAGAGGCACTCAGTTATTTCTTAAGATGCTAAATGCATAagccataaagaaaaagacatttaaaattttaacctcttggggcacctgggtggctcagtcggttgagcgtccgacttcagctcgggtcacgatctcacggttcgtgggttcgagccccacgtcaggctctgggctgatggctcagagcctggagcctgcttccgattctgtgtctccctctctctctgcccctcccccattcatgctctgtctctctgtctcaaaaataaataaacattaaaaaaaatttttttaacctcttgtATGCTATTTTAGAGAATCtctaaatgaaaagacaagccacaaacagAGAAAATCTGTAACTGAGGAGACGCTGCTATCCTGACATAACGAGAACGTGCAGAGACCAACCAGATGGGCACACGAGTGCAGGAGAGACTGGAAGGGGCCCGAGCAGCACTCCCGGCTGGAGGCCAGACCAGTGGTGCCTCCCTGTGTCCTTAGGAAGGCCTTGgggccccctcctgccctgcaGCCCACATGAGCCTCAGACTGCAGCCCAGGGTGCTTCCCTCATGGGCCCTGCTGTGTCCCCTCTCACCCAGGCCTCTGTGACCTTGTCCCACCCACTCCTTGCCCTCTGGCTCCCAGACTAGCCCCAGCCCTGCAGGCTGCTGTTCTTGTGACTCTCAGTGTGGCCTTGGTCACCTGGGCTACACTGCCCCAGTCTGTGCAGTGCCCGTGTCCTTCTGCCTTGCAGAACTTGGTTCTGTGGTCACGTGTCAGCACCCTATCCCTGTGCACACTCAGGGATGTCAGCTCTAGCACAACACCgacctctttctttccttgctgCGTCCCCGGCACTGTCACAGGCCCACTCAGCAGAACCTCAACAGCACCGCTGGTGGACATAAAACAACTAccaaccagggcgcctgggtggctcagccagttaagcatccgacttcggctcagatcatgacctcaccgttgacgagttcaagccccacgtcgggctctgtgctgacagctcagagcctggagcctgcttgggattctgggtctccctctttctctgctcctcccgtgttcatgctctctctctgtctcaaaaataaatacaaacatttaaaaaaacccacaaaaaacaactACCTACCATTCTGCCCCCAGGTGGACAAAACCAGTGTGCCCAGTGATGCCAAGTGTCGCAGCGACAAGAGGCCtggtgggggctggtgggggcttGTGGACTGATGTCCCTCAGACTTCATACTCGAGACCTGCTCTGCTGGGCCATGGGGACGGGACCAGTGCCCCGAACAAAGAGGCTGCACAGAGCTCCCCAGCCCCTTTCTCCACGTGAGTGCAGTGACTTTATGGCCCTTCACCGGGCCTGCAGCACCCTAATCACAAacctgcacacgcacacacatgcacacactcacggGGGCCAGGTGTCTGCTCCCTCAGGACAGGTCAAGTCTGGGGGACCCGAAAGGCACCTGGGAGGGTCCCCCATCCCTCAACGATGGGTAAGAGGGGGctggtgggtggagggagggagctcTGCTGAGGCCACAGCACGCGGCGCCAAGCGCTCAGCCTCCTGCCTGCATCTTTGGGccccagcattttatttttgccttttatccAGCAGTAAAGGACTGTCTTAGAATGAAATGAATCAACACACCGAAGGAAATAGTTACTTCATCTGGAAAATCAAGTAGACATTTCTGTTTGTGGTAAACATGAACTAACgtgatttattttatatcaatattGCATATTGAATACAAACCATACTATCAGGAATATATTTGAAAGCTGTTTCTAAAGGCACtgagaaaacagtataaaaagtTACAttataatatttccatttaaaaaaattcagcaaGTCAGTCTAGATATTAAAAACTTTTCTCCCCCagtagaaactataaaaatatacaatttgtGTTCATCTCCTCCTGTCCATCCATTCTCATGTTacatttgattttcatatgttttcagcTACATAAGCAAAAGCTACAAGACACAGAAAACCCTAACCCTGTAATTGGTACTGGTAATGACATTTAAAGAGGAAGTGACCACATCTGCACCTCCTACGTGCCATCATCTTCCCACATGATGTTTCAGGAAGGGTGTGGCTGTGAAATAACGAAAGTGCTGACTCAGGGTCGTTCTGCTGGTGTTGACCCAGGAGAGGAGGGGACCTGGGCCCAGAGCGTTCAAGGGCCCCGGGTGTATGAGGGGCATCTCAGGAGGGGCCCGTTGAGTTCAAGGCCCCGGGTGTAGGATGGGCGTCTCCAGAACACAAGACCTGCAGAGCTAACTTCCAGGGGCCAGACTCTCTGTCAACAAAGCAGGACCTGTCCACCTGCGAACTGACCgcttgtggggagggggtggcgtgGGTGCCACGGCCCTCGGGGACAGGCGTGACTTGCTTCAGGGCGGCGTCTCGCCTGAGGTTCTCACCTGCCGCTCCTCTTTGGTTATGCTGGGGCCTGGCTACAATGTGCAAGCATGCCATGATGTCTCTGAATTCCACCTTTTCAGTCCTGTTTTCTGAGGTACCTGCTACATGTGTGTCTACTGCATTCTGACATGGGGGAGCCCTAGTGCATCGCAGGACATGGCCCCAGGCAGCCAGCCTGGGCCTGGGGTGTGGCCTCTCCATTGATGAAGTGAGAGGGTCAGTGACCTCACAGATGGGGACCCCAGACAGGTGCACAGTCACATCTGACAGAGGGCCAGGACCTGGGCTCTGGGTTTGactaggaaagaaggaagaagattcTGCAACTCCACCCCAGGTCTCAGGGAGTAAGTCTCCAGATGCCCAGAGAGCACAGGCGTTTGTGCCCTGCAGCAGAACCGGGTGAGGAGGGCCTGGGGCCAGCCAGAGgtccccaggtgtccctgggtggTTGTGCCACCATCGTAATGGCCAGGGGAGACTCTGGCAGCAGAAGTGAAGACAGCACAGCACCAGTGTCACCCTTTGCAAGGCCTCAGTGGGTGAGGAGAGGCTGCTGGGCTGGCCTTGTGTGTCCCAGAGGGCCACGCATTGACCACTCCACACCCTGGGCTCCAGTGGGTGGCCTCCCGTGTCAGCCCCAGGAAGAAGCCCTCAGCTCCCAGCATCCCGCATGGGGGACCCTCCACAAAGCTGGCAACAGGCGCACCGGTGCCCCAGGGTGTGTCTAAGGGTCCTGCCAGCTAAACCCCGAGTTCTAACAAGGCTTCAGCATTAGCCCAGCTGAACATTGATACCCCAAAGCCCTAGGTGATGGAGAAGAAGGCCCCACACTGAAGGGTAGAATGTACCGATGGCGGAGCAGCAAGTCCCTGCCTGGAGGCTCCTGCCACCTCCTGAGGCTCCCAGATGGGGGTGACTTGGGGGTGACTTTAGGAACAGATGCCCTTGTCCCTGAGGAGCAGGTGTGCGTCCACCACGGTACAAGCGGGCTCGGTGGAGACCTTCATACCCTGATGGCACACCCCTCGCTGATGGCACTGGCGGGGCGCGGAGGGGGCCCATCTCTGGTGGTGACCGTGGGGTGACTGGGACTCCACCTTCTGATTCACAACGTTGTGTCTGGGGATCCTACAGTTGGGATGTGTGGGTGTACAGTTCTAGAAAACAATTTCTGTCTTATCTCTAATGATTCTTCCTGAGGTGGTAATTGGAATCCCCATTTGAAAACCTGTATACAGCCAGCAACACAGCCTCCATGGacaacttgactttttttttttttacctcttttctcTACGTTTcgtccttctctctgcttccaaaCCCAGACTCTGTAAACTCAAAATTACACAATGTACTGGAGACAGATTAGCATAAACCATCTTCAGAGGCCCATTAAAAATCCCAGAGACTTCCAGAAGGAACAGGATATCATCCTGTCAATTTCCACTCTGGGTGTGGCCTCAACCTCCACCATGAGGTCGAGGAGCACGTGCTGCGTGTAGTAATGAGGGCAGGACCTGGTGCAGACAGGCTCTTTTGCCTGGAACCTTCCAGATTCCTTCCGTGAATGGGGGCATGGTCACCTGTGGCTCAAAAGATTATATCCCTAATTTGTACCTAGGGTGTGGCTGCTCTCTTCAGTCCACTCCGTGGAGGCGTCGACCCGCCTCCACGGTGCAGGCGGAGCTGGGAGGTGAGCATGGGGATCGCGGGAGACCACACCGCGTGACTGGCCAGGTGCCCACTGCGTCCTGGAGAGAGGGGTGTGCCCTGCCAGGCTGACATGTCTCGCTCTGGCCACTTTCTGGAAAATTGTGAACGGACTTAACACCACTTGGCATTGAAGGACTTGCGTGACATTTTACAAAGTACGCAATATGCTATTGCACACGCTGCCCACACCTAAGGAGGCCTGGACTTGTGCAGCTTTGCAGAACGGCTCCGACCCCCCACCTGCCATCGCAGCTGAGGGTAAGTCTGGGCGTGCGGAAGAGGCTAGCTTTTAGAAACACCCGCCCTACGGCAGGAAAGCACACTCGGGGGCTTTGGGGGGCATCAGTGTTGGCAAGGCACTTCTGGGGAACATGCCGGGCACCCCACCCTGGCTGTGGCTTGCCCATGGGGGTGAGTCCAGGGGCTCGCGCTTGACAACGGGTGTGGTGCCGGGAGCTCTGCAGTCACAGCCCAGTGTAGGGGGCTGGTGACCGTGTGCACAGAGGTGGCGGGGAGGATCTGGCTCGGGAAGGCCACGCACGTGCTGCAGGCAGGCACAGTGTGCGGGGCGTAAGGGCGCCGGCTCCTTGCCGGGTCTGAGTGGAGCCCTGCCGCTCAGGTGAGCCCCCAGCATGCTGTGCCCCAGGTGCGGAGCATACAGGTGGGGTCTGGAGTCTGACTCTGTCTTCAGGTGTATCCTGGTAGGGAAAGTGACCAGCTGCCTCTTGGCCACACCGCCGGCTCCCAGCCACACCTGGCCTGGGGACACGAGGTAGCCGTCTGCCGCGTCCTCAGACCCAGAGTCGTTCTCCAGCTTGACGGGCACATCAAGTGACAGCATGGGGTTGCACGGGGCTCCCGTGGGCACCGGCCCCCCTCGAAACTTGGCGTCCTCGGTGGAATAGCCCCCCGCTGCGAGACGCTGTCCTCTGGGCGGAGGGAGCCCATTGTCCGGGCTcccctggggaaaggggcagcTGGGCAGAGGGGGCCCCTTGCAGCCGTCCTGCAAGGCTCCGCTCGTGCGGCTGGCATAGGCACTGGGAGAGTGGCTTCCTGGGTGACGGCCGGGTGAATTCCGGAAAGCAGTAACCCCACTGCTATGGACAGTGCCCTGAAGACCGGGGCAGGACACGCAGGAGCCACGGGACACGGTGTGTGTGGAGAACGGGTCACTCTTACTGGGTCCCAGCTTCACGTTGGTGCCACCATCTGGACCATGTTTCCCTGTCATCCAGTTCAGGTGCCTCACGGGTCCAGGCGCCTCAAAGCAGCAACTATACGCAGGTCTTTCCCTCCGCCCCCTGGCTCCGGGAGTGCTGCCAGGCACCCCCCCgtgctcctctcctcccctgtccctgcaGAGAGGAGAGGACCCATCAGAGCAGGAATGAGGATCATCGCACCGACTTGGGTGGGGTCTCCAAGGGAAGGCACTGAATTGGCATGATACTGGCTGAACCTGCGAGGGCTGCAGTGTGCTGGGGCCCAGCCACACCCCTGCTTTCGGCCCACCCAGCAGCCCTATGACCCTGGCACCGGCATCCTCCCGTAATGAGCCTCCCCTGGCCTCTTGGATGACCTGGGGTGccgggcaggagcagggagggcgtGTGCCACTCACCCCGCCCTAGGGAGGCACCTCGATGAGGCGTACACCTTGTGTCAAGGGTCAGACACACCCAGCCCAGACGCAGAGGGCCCTGTCGAACTGTAAGGCAGACAGATGCCCTCTCTCCAGCGGCTTCCGTGAGCCAGACCCTGCTGCTGGCACGCAGGCCTCCACCTCACCACGCCTTGCGGTGTCAGGGCTGGCACCTGCTGTGACAGGGGAGACGGTGCCCCAGAGGAGCAGGCGGAGCCCTGCAGCCACACAGCCAGGCCAGTCCTCCAAGAGGAGACcccctggtggggtgggggctggggcgggggcccATGGGAGGAGGGAGTGAAGAGGGTTTCTGAGTGAAGGTGAGGGCAGAGGACAGGGTGGTCACCCACGGTCCCGGCTTCAGGTTGAGGGTGAGTGCACAGGTCGTGACAGCCCCGGCTGAAGCACCTGCTGTCCCCTGCCACACCTCAGACATGTGAGGACAGCCCCCAGGTGTGCCCCTGTGCGCCGCACTCCCTCACGGCGAGGCTCGCCTGTCATGAACAAAGCCACCAGACCAGCAGAGGCGGCTCTTTGCTCCCTTCCCGCACAGCTGGGCCACAGCACCACTTACCCGGCGGCCCCCTCGGGGCCAGAAACGAGGTCCGGGCTGCTCCTGAGGCAGGGACATGGGGCTCTG encodes:
- the AHRR gene encoding aryl hydrocarbon receptor repressor isoform X2, which translates into the protein MMIPPGECMYAGRKRRKPIQKQRPATGAEKSNPSKRHRDRLNAELDHLASLLPLPPDIVSKLDKLSVLRLSVSYLRVKSFFEAVQKCPRQPAAGTPSPEDSGLSGGSTVLEGRLLLESLDGFALVVSAEGMIFYASATIVDYLGFHQVLLGLPRLNDSRHWGKALGLRPTKRWILLQEKTDVMHQNIYDYIHVDDRQDFCRQLHWAMDPPQEVFGQPLHSDTEDAVLGRLLRAQEADFSAFLTRCFVCRVRCLLDSTSGFLTMQFQGKLKFLFGQKRKTPSGTVLPPRLSLFCIVVPVLLPSVAEMKMKSAFLRVKHRVDVSGSVDTKAKAASSLCDPASHGKPHCLAGRGIGENISALKAQADAGCWARVPARAPCPCLRSSPDLVSGPEGAAGDRGGEEHGGVPGSTPGARGRRERPAYSCCFEAPGPVRHLNWMTGKHGPDGGTNVKLGPSKSDPFSTHTVSRGSCVSCPGLQGTVHSSGVTAFRNSPGRHPGSHSPSAYASRTSGALQDGCKGPPLPSCPFPQGSPDNGLPPPRGQRLAAGGYSTEDAKFRGGPVPTGAPCNPMLSLDVPVKLENDSGSEDAADGYLVSPGQVWLGAGGVAKRQLVTFPTRIHLKTESDSRPHLYAPHLGHSMLGAHLSGRAPLRPGKEPAPLRPAHCACLQHVRGLPEPDPPRHLCAHGHQPPTLGCDCRAPGTTPVVKREPLDSPPWASHSQGGVPGMFPRSALPTLMPPKAPECAFLP
- the AHRR gene encoding aryl hydrocarbon receptor repressor isoform X5, with the protein product MMIPPGECMYAGRKRRKPIQKQRPATGAEKSNPSKRHRDRLNAELDHLASLLPLPPDIVSKLDKLSVLRLSVSYLRVKSFFEAVQKCPRQPAAGTPSPEDSGLSGGSTVLEGRLLLESLDGFALVVSAEGMIFYASATIVDYLGFHQTDVMHQNIYDYIHVDDRQDFCRQLHWAMDPPQEVFGQPLHSDTEDAVLGRLLRAQEADFSAFLTRCFVCRVRCLLDSTSGFLTMQFQGKLKFLFGQKRKTPSGTVLPPRLSLFCIVVPVLLPSVAEMKMKSAFLRVKHRVDVSGSVDTKAKAASSLCDPASHGKPHCLAGRGIGENISALKAQADAGCWARVPARAPCPCLRSSPDLVSGPEGAAGDRGGEEHGGVPGSTPGARGRRERPAYSCCFEAPGPVRHLNWMTGKHGPDGGTNVKLGPSKSDPFSTHTVSRGSCVSCPGLQGTVHSSGVTAFRNSPGRHPGSHSPSAYASRTSGALQDGCKGPPLPSCPFPQGSPDNGLPPPRGQRLAAGGYSTEDAKFRGGPVPTGAPCNPMLSLDVPVKLENDSGSEDAADGYLVSPGQVWLGAGGVAKRQLVTFPTRIHLKTESDSRPHLYAPHLGHSMLGAHLSGRAPLRPGKEPAPLRPAHCACLQHVRGLPEPDPPRHLCAHGHQPPTLGCDCRAPGTTPVVKREPLDSPPWASHSQGGVPGMFPRSALPTLMPPKAPECAFLP
- the AHRR gene encoding aryl hydrocarbon receptor repressor isoform X4, with the translated sequence MRARAPCRLPGRLGRGAGRGGSRAGVGPSFRSRGRCGSPGCERRQPRHQSSRPGRPATGAEKSNPSKRHRDRLNAELDHLASLLPLPPDIVSKLDKLSVLRLSVSYLRVKSFFEAVQKCPRQPAAGTPSPEDSGLSGGSTVLEGRLLLETDVMHQNIYDYIHVDDRQDFCRQLHWAMDPPQEVFGQPLHSDTEDAVLGRLLRAQEADFSAFLTRCFVCRVRCLLDSTSGFLTMQFQGKLKFLFGQKRKTPSGTVLPPRLSLFCIVVPVLLPSVAEMKMKSAFLRVKHRVDVSGSVDTKAKAASSLCDPASHGKPHCLAGRGIGENISALKAQADAGCWARVPARAPCPCLRSSPDLVSGPEGAAGDRGGEEHGGVPGSTPGARGRRERPAYSCCFEAPGPVRHLNWMTGKHGPDGGTNVKLGPSKSDPFSTHTVSRGSCVSCPGLQGTVHSSGVTAFRNSPGRHPGSHSPSAYASRTSGALQDGCKGPPLPSCPFPQGSPDNGLPPPRGQRLAAGGYSTEDAKFRGGPVPTGAPCNPMLSLDVPVKLENDSGSEDAADGYLVSPGQVWLGAGGVAKRQLVTFPTRIHLKTESDSRPHLYAPHLGHSMLGAHLSGRAPLRPGKEPAPLRPAHCACLQHVRGLPEPDPPRHLCAHGHQPPTLGCDCRAPGTTPVVKREPLDSPPWASHSQGGVPGMFPRSALPTLMPPKAPECAFLP
- the AHRR gene encoding aryl hydrocarbon receptor repressor isoform X3 is translated as MRARAPCRLPGRLGRGAGRGGSRAGVGPSFRSRGRCGSPGCERRQPRHQSSRPGRPATGAEKSNPSKRHRDRLNAELDHLASLLPLPPDIVSKLDKLSVLRLSVSYLRVKSFFEAVQKCPRQPAAGTPSPEDSGLSGGSTVLEGRLLLESLDGFALVVSAEGMIFYASATIVDYLGFHQTDVMHQNIYDYIHVDDRQDFCRQLHWAMDPPQEVFGQPLHSDTEDAVLGRLLRAQEADFSAFLTRCFVCRVRCLLDSTSGFLTMQFQGKLKFLFGQKRKTPSGTVLPPRLSLFCIVVPVLLPSVAEMKMKSAFLRVKHRVDVSGSVDTKAKAASSLCDPASHGKPHCLAGRGIGENISALKAQADAGCWARVPARAPCPCLRSSPDLVSGPEGAAGDRGGEEHGGVPGSTPGARGRRERPAYSCCFEAPGPVRHLNWMTGKHGPDGGTNVKLGPSKSDPFSTHTVSRGSCVSCPGLQGTVHSSGVTAFRNSPGRHPGSHSPSAYASRTSGALQDGCKGPPLPSCPFPQGSPDNGLPPPRGQRLAAGGYSTEDAKFRGGPVPTGAPCNPMLSLDVPVKLENDSGSEDAADGYLVSPGQVWLGAGGVAKRQLVTFPTRIHLKTESDSRPHLYAPHLGHSMLGAHLSGRAPLRPGKEPAPLRPAHCACLQHVRGLPEPDPPRHLCAHGHQPPTLGCDCRAPGTTPVVKREPLDSPPWASHSQGGVPGMFPRSALPTLMPPKAPECAFLP